The Lathyrus oleraceus cultivar Zhongwan6 chromosome 5, CAAS_Psat_ZW6_1.0, whole genome shotgun sequence genome includes the window ttattttgCTCAATTAGTATGAGATTCGTTAGTCAATTGAATTTagatttgtttttatttaagcaAGTTAATTATAGTATTGTAAATCACAActcataaaaaaaattattcattCAAAAGCTTTAGAAAAACTGTTGTAAATAATATAATTTTTGTAATATAATTTATATAGTTTTTATTAGACTCATTAATCTGTATTAACCTATTTACACATATTAATACATATACATTTGACACAACATTGAAATACATTATAAATACTTTTCTACCTATTTTTTCACCTACACTTTTGTTTTCCAATGGCAACACTTCAATTCCTACCTGATGGATCAACTTCTACCAATGCCACAAAATTTAGGAAAAATCATTAGAGCCCTCCAATATGTGAATTTGACAAAAGCATTTTAGTCTATTGACCTATACAAGCTCTCAAAGTTCATTATATACAAGTCAACATCATTACAACATCTAAAAGTCTCCTTAGGTACTTCAAAAATACCATAAACTTTGGTATTATGCTCCAAAAACCATGATCACTTAGCCTATTGGCCTACATACTGATTTTGTGAAAATTCAGATGACAAAACATCTTCCTTTACATAATCTTACAATCATAAAATAGTTGCAAGATCCTCAAAAGAAGATGAATATATAAATGGACACATGTAATATCAGAAAATCAATGTATTCTCTTAACCACACCTCTTTacttaaaaattcataaatctaacacaaaaaagaaaaaacttTCTTCATCTTTCATCCAATGTATATATAAGTTTAGAACAACAAAAGATAAAACCAATTAAGCACCTAAAACAAAACAAACTCACTACAAACCTAACAACCTCTCAAATCTCTCCATCTAAGGTAAATTAACCCGTCGAGATAATGCGTGTAAGCCCCCGCCACAACAAAGACATGAAAAAGTTGGTGGCTATTACCAGCAATATCAAACTTTCCCGGCATCCACCTCTCCGGTATCCTCGCGACATAAATTGCAGCCCCCAAACCATAAAGAACTCCCATTAGTACTTCATAGCCTGTCGTCTGAAGCGCCTCGGGTTCATGCCTATACAATATCAATTTATGCATTACAGGCGCCACGCCCGAAAATCCCATCAGAAAGAAGAGCGAAGCGCGGTACTTTCTGAACTCGGATTTTTGGAAAAACGGGAGAAGAGAGAAAACAATAGTAGCAACTCCCATCAGTGTTATGAAGCCTAAGTAGAGGTAACAAAAGAAAGGGTTGCACATGAATGAGTAATATACAGGAGGATAAAATGAAGTTGCGATTAATACAGCAATTCCAGCATAGTCGATTCTGAGCAAAATGTATGAAAGGCGTTGCGAGTGACAAGCCAGGAGGTGGCATGTGCTGCTGGCTAATAAACAGAACATAGCTCCGGCTAAGAAGGCGTAAAATGGCAACCTTGTAATTGGTTGGACTAATGAAGGAGATAGAAAGTCCATTTTTTCATCATTCAAACCCTTCT containing:
- the LOC127084946 gene encoding heptahelical transmembrane protein 4 isoform X4; the protein is MLLKLAFLKNIFVFCWSYIAEMVRGANEKLTAKENKKILNGEEGRAHTKKERVKLLKKSKYQLVDYNSLPTYLKDNEFILDYYRSEWPLKQIFLSVFSIHNETLNVWTHLIGFFLFLFLTICTAMKAPMVMDSLQHLPEIIGKADLNKIHAELLKCLPSLPSWNVMEHLTRCLHDKFSIGLNDEKMDFLSPSLVQPITRLPFYAFLAGAMFCLLASSTCHLLACHSQRLSYILLRIDYAGIAVLIATSFYPPVYYSFMCNPFFCYLYLGFITLMGVATIVFSLLPFFQKSEFRKYRASLFFLMGFSGVAPVMHKLILYRHEPEALQTTGYEVLMGVLYGLGAAIYVARIPERWMPGKFDIAGNSHQLFHVFVVAGAYTHYLDGLIYLRWRDLRGC
- the LOC127084946 gene encoding heptahelical transmembrane protein 4 isoform X3; translated protein: MLLKLAFLKNIFVFCWSYIAEMVRGANEKLTAKENKKILNGEEGRAHTKKERVKLLKKSKYQLVDYNSLPTYLKDNEFILDYYRSEWPLKQIFLSVFSIHNETLNVWTHLIGFFLFLFLTICTAMKAPMVMDSLQHLPEIIGKADLNKIHAELLKCLPSLPSIPDLDKVKNELMTSLRSFNFSSLSGWNGLNDEKMDFLSPSLVQPITRLPFYAFLAGAMFCLLASSTCHLLACHSQRLSYILLRIDYAGIAVLIATSFYPPVYYSFMCNPFFCYLYLGFITLMGVATIVFSLLPFFQKSEFRKYRASLFFLMGFSGVAPVMHKLILYRHEPEALQTTGYEVLMGVLYGLGAAIYVARIPERWMPGKFDIAGNSHQLFHVFVVAGAYTHYLDGLIYLRWRDLRGC
- the LOC127084946 gene encoding heptahelical transmembrane protein 4 isoform X2, translated to MLLKLAFLKNIFVFCWSYIAEMVRGANEKLTAKENKKILNGEEGRAHTKKERVKLLKKSKYQLVDYNSLPTYLKDNEFILDYYRSEWPLKQIFLSVFSIHNETLNVWTHLIGFFLFLFLTICTAMKAPMVMDSLQHLPEIIGKADLNKIHAELLKCLPSLPSIPDLDKVKNELMTSLRSFNFSSLSGWNVMEHLTRCLHDKFSIGLNDEKMDFLSPSLVQPITRLPFYAFLAGAMFCLLASSTCHLLACHSQRLSYILLRIDYAGIAVLIATSFYPPVYYSFMCNPFFCYLYLGFITLMGVATIVFSLLPFFQKSEFRKYRASLFFLMGFSGVAPVMHKLILYRHEPEALQTTGYEVLMGVLYGLGAAIYVARIPERWMPGKFDIAGNSHQLFHVFVVAGAYTHYLDGLIYLRWRDLRGC
- the LOC127084946 gene encoding heptahelical transmembrane protein 4 isoform X1; translated protein: MLLKLAFLKNIFVFCWSYIAEMVRGANEKLTAKENKKILNGEEGRAHTKKERVKLLKKSKYQLVDYNSLPTYLKDNEFILDYYRSEWPLKQIFLSVFSIHNETLNVWTHLIGFFLFLFLTICTAMKAPMVMDSLQHLPEIIGKADLNKIHAELLKCLPSLPSIPDLDKVKNELMTSLRSFNFSSLSGWNVMEHLTRCLHDKFSIKGLNDEKMDFLSPSLVQPITRLPFYAFLAGAMFCLLASSTCHLLACHSQRLSYILLRIDYAGIAVLIATSFYPPVYYSFMCNPFFCYLYLGFITLMGVATIVFSLLPFFQKSEFRKYRASLFFLMGFSGVAPVMHKLILYRHEPEALQTTGYEVLMGVLYGLGAAIYVARIPERWMPGKFDIAGNSHQLFHVFVVAGAYTHYLDGLIYLRWRDLRGC